Genomic DNA from Candidatus Hydrogenedentota bacterium:
GGGCGCTCCCGGTCAATGTCCGTCAGGATGGACAGACCCTCGCCGTACTTGCCGACCTTGACCAGATGAATGGCCTGCTTGTAAAGAACATTCAGCTCGCTTTTGTCCACGGGGTGAGTACCTTTCTCGTTCCCTTCACGTCCGCCGACAGTATACAGTATTCTCAGATTATTGTAAAATCGCGGAGTGGGCCGTTCCGGCAACAGCACCCCCCGCGCGGACTCAGGGGGCGGCGGCTGCGTCGAGGGGGTCTTCGGGGGCCTCATGGCCGTCCGGGTGGTCGCCGTGCGCGTGCGTGGGCTTCAGGTGCGCGGTGATGTGGGTTTGCCCCTGGGGGAAGAGGGCGCGCAGGTCGTCCTCCAGCCGCGTGACATGCCAGACGGCCGTCTTGCCGGCGAGCATGAGCGCCGTGACCGCCAGACTTGCGGCCATGGCGGCGCTCTTAACGTCCCGGCGTTTCATTTTTCCGTTGCCGCGGCCTCTGGCAGGCCGCCGCCGAGGGCGCGCTCCAGGTCGGTGAGGGCGACGGCGTAGTCGCGCAGGGCCTTCGCGAGGCCGGTGCGCGCGGTGGTGAGGGCGAGCTCCGCGTCCAGGGTCTCCGCCTGGATGCCCGCACCCTCCTGGAAGCGCAGTTCGGCCAGTTCGAGCCCCTCCGCGCCCAGATTGGCGGCGGCCTTCTCGCGCTTGATCTTGGCGACGGCCTCCAGGGCGCGGGCGTGTGCCTGGCGCACGTCCGTCTCGACGAGGCGGGCCACCCCGCTGCGCTGAAGCTCCAGCTGGCGCGCCTGGGACTCCGCCTCGCGCAACTCGTGCTTCCGCTTGCCGCCGGGCCAGAACTCCCATTCCGCACCCAGGCCCAGAGTGAACCCGTCGGGCATGAGCTTTCCGCCGCCGTCCACCTGCTGGTACTTCGCCGTCGCCGCCGCCTTCGGGTAATACGCGCCTCTCTTCACCAGCACGTTCTGGCGGGCCGCCTCAATGCCCTTGTCCAGGGCGGCGAGCTCGGGCCGTCCGGCCAGCGCCCGGGCCACCAGCGCCTCCACCGGGGTGTCGAGGGGATCCCAGGGGATCTCGCCGGTGACCGTCACGGCGCGGGAATCCTCCAGAAACAGGACGCGGCGCAGGTTCACAAAGGCGAGCTGCTCCGCCGTGCGCGCGGACTCGGCGTCGGCCTCGCGCGCCTTCAGCTCGGTTTCGGCGCGGAGCACCTCGAACTCGCTGGCAACCCCCTGGTCCAGGCGGTTGCGGGCGTCCTGGAGATGGCGCCGGAACGCTCCCACGCTCTCCCCCGCCACGCGGACCATTGCCTGCGCCAGCATGGCGTCATAGCAGGCCGTGCGCGCCTCGGCGGCGAGGGCGATGCGCTCGGCCTCGGCCTTCCACTCCTCCGACTGCGCGAGGAACTCGGAGGCCCGGATGCCCGCGCGGATCTGTCCGCCCGAAAACAGCACCTGCTCCACGGCTACCTGGGTGGTGAAAGTGCCCTTCTTCGCCTCGAACCCGTCCACCTGAAAGAGCAGTTTGGCCAGTTGCGACCCATAGATTTCCGTTTCCAGTCCGGAGACATAGGAGTACCCCGCCGAAGCCGCCACGCGGGGCAGCCGTTGGGCGCGCACGGCGGCGGCGGCCGCCTCGGCCCCGAGCACCTTCTCCTCTGCCAGGGCGGACCGGGGATTTCCGTCCAGGGCGATCTGCGCGCAAAGGTCAGGCGTGACGGCCAGGGGGGCCGCCGCATCCGCGCCCGGCGCATCGGTCCCGCGGTCCGGCAGCGATTCCACGCCCTCCAGCACCTTCGCGCCCCCCTCAAGCAGTGCGGTGCCCCCCTCCTCCCCCGCCGTCGCCGGAAACGCCGCCAGCAGGACCGCCCATGCGGCCACGGCCCCGGTCCACAACGTTCTTTTTTGGATGCTCATGCGTTGGCCCAGCCTTTGGCGCGTTCCAGCGCCTTTTTCCATCCCTGTTTCATCGCGGCGCGTCCCGCGCCGTCCGTCTGCGGCAGAAAGCGCCGGTCCTCGCGCCATTGCCCGCTGATGTCGTCGGGGCCGTCCCAAAAGCCCGCGCCCAGCCCGGCGAGGTAGGCGGCGCCGAGGGCCGTGGTCTCGATGACCCGGGGCCGCGTGAGGGGCGCGCCCAGCACGTCCGCCTGGAACTGCATGAGCAGGTTGTTGGCGCACGCGCCTCCGTCCACCCGCAGCTCGGCCACGGGCGCGCCGGTGTCGGCGGCCATGGCCTCGATCACGTCGGCCGCCTGGAAGGCCACGCCCTCCAGGGCGGCGCGGGCGAGGTGGCCCGCGGTCACGCCGCGCGTGATGCCCGCGAGGACGCCGCGCGCGTAGGGGTCCCAGTGCGGCGCGCCGAGCCCCGCAAAGGCGGGCACCAGATAAACGCCGCCGTTGTCGGGCACGGAGGCCGCCAGGGCCTCCACCTCGGCGGCCGAGCGGATGAGGCCGAGGCCGTCGCGCAGCCACTGCACCACCGCCCCGGCGATGAAGACGCTGCCCTCCAGCGCGTAGGTCGTCTTCCCCTTGAGCCGCCAGGCCACCGTGGTCAGGAGCTGGTTGGACGACGGCACCGGCGCGGCGCCGGTGTTCAGGAGCATGAAGCAGCCCGTGCCGTAGGTGTTCTTGACCATGCCGGGCCGGGTGCAGGCCTGGCCGAAAAGGGCGGCCTGCTGGTCGCCAGCCACGCCGCGCACGGGCACGGCCGCGGAAAGGAGGCCGGGCGCCGTCTCGCCGAAATCGCCGCTGGAGTCGCGCACCTCGGGCAGCATGCTCCGGGGCACGTCCAGCGCGGCGAGCAGCTCGTCGTCCCAGTCGCCGGTGCGGATGTCGTACATGAGGGTGCGCGCCGCGTTGGACGCGTCCGTGGCGTGGACCTTCCCCCCTGTCAGATGCCAGACGAGCCAGGTGTCCACCGTGCCGAAGGCGAGCTGGCCGCGCTCTGCGGCGGCCCGCGCGCCGTCCACGTTGTCCAGTATCCACCGGACCTTGGTGCCGGAGAAATAGGCGTCGAGCACGAGGCCCGTGCGCTCGCGGAAGAGGGGTTCCAGCCCGCGCGCCTTCAGTTCGTCGCAGAAGCCCGCCGTGCGGCGGTCCTGCCAGACGATGGCGTTGCCCAGGGGGCGGCCGGTGGCCTTCTCCCACACCAGCGTGGTCTCGCGCTGGTTCGTGATGCCCAGCGCCGCCACGCGGTTGGGGGAGACGCCGGCCCGGCTCAGGGCCTCGGCGGCCACACCCACCTGCGACGCCCAGAGGTCCTCCGGGCGGTGCTCCACCCAGCCCGGCCGGGGGAAGAGCTGCTCGAACTCGCGCTGCGCCGTGGCCACCGGCGCGCCGGAGGCGTCGAACAGGATGGCCCGGGAACTGGTGGTTCCCTGGTCCAGCGCGAGGACATACTCACTCATGCCCGTCTCCTTCCCGCGGCGCGCCCGCGCGTCATTCGGCCTCCAGCAGCAGGTAGTCCAGCCCGAACATGTGGCGCTTCTCCGCCTTTTTGTTCGCCCCGGTGATCTCCACCTTCAGCTCGTTGCGGCCGGCCTTCAGCGCGGCCCGGCCGAGGATGTGGGGTTTTGGCTTGGCAACGCCGCCGGCGTGGAAGAGATCCATGGGGTCGCCCAGGGGCTTTCCGTTGAGGTGGTACTGGACGATGCCGTAGTCCGGCGCCTTCGTCACGCGGGCGAGAATCTTGTACTTGCCGGCCTTCTCCACGTCGAAGGCCATCGTCAGCGTGTCGCCGGGTTTCCCGTCGCGCCACCAGAGCTGCTGGCCCCTGCTCCACGCGCCGTCCTGATACTCCTTGATGCCGCCGGTCATGGAGACCACCTCGACGGCCTCCCCCTCGATCGCCCCCTCGACGCCGGGGACACCCGGCAGCGCCGGCACCACCAGCAGCGCCGGGTGCACCGGCGGGGTGTTGTCGCCGGCCGTGGCCGGGGCGTACCAGTAGGGCGTCACGGCCTGCGTCACCTTCGTGTCCGCCCAGTGCCACATTTCCAGGTCGAAGCGGAAGGCCTTGGCCCACGGGATGTCGTCCATCACATGGAAGCGGCTGACGCAGGTGTGGCCGTAGTTGCCCGGGCCGTCGCAGCGGGGCTGGTTGTGGTAGGCCTGGGTGAACACCGCGGGGCTGCACCACGCGTAGCTGAAGTAGTCCTCGGTGCCCGTGCCGAAATGGCTGGGGAACGCCTCGCCGTCCACGTAAATCTTCTCGTCGCCCTCGCCCCACCAGTCGGTGACGGGGTTGGCGATGTGCAGCATGACCCCCGCGAAGCGGCCGGGGCCGCCGTCCACGGCCAGGTAATTCCAGTCAATCATGGGCCGGGTCGGCAGGTCGCGCACGGCGCGCCATTTCGCGTGGAAGTACAGGCTGCCCTCCGTCCAGGGACGGGGCCGGACGGTCACGGTCCCCTCCAGGCCGATGTCCGCCGCCGTGTGGTTCGTGAGGGTGAACACGGCCTTCTCCCGGTAGGGCATGACCCACCGGCTGTAGAGCGTGCTGTCGTCCAGCACGCCGGAGGTCACGGAGCGGTAGGGGTTCGCGCCGGGCGCCGTGCCGAAGAAGTCGCCCAGCGGCGCGACGACCATGGCAGGGTTGCCGTCGAAGGCAATCTCCAGCAGGCACCCGCGCAGGGCCGCCTCCAGGTCCACCGCGTCCACCCGCAAGCGGATTTCGCAGACCGCCGCCGGACCCTCCGCCGGGAGGGACTCGTTCACCGTGGTCCCCGCAGGCAGGTCCAGGGAGAACTCCTCCGTCGCCGCATCGTCGGGGAAGGTGACGTTTTCGGGCATGGCCAGCGTGGCGGCCATGGCGCGAATCTGCGGCATCAGCGCCTCGGTCTCCGCGGCGGAGAAGCTGCGCACCGTCGTGCCCGCCGCGTATGTCCGGTAGTTGATGTGGTAATAGATGTCGTCCCCGCTCACCGTCACCTTGCAGTGCTTCGCATAGGGGATGGGCAGCCAGGAGGTCCAGCCCCGGGCCCACTCGCCCGCGATGGGCTCCACAAAGGGCTTCGCCCCGCCGCCGAGCATTGCCTGAAGCGGCATCTCCACCACCGGCTCCGCCGCATTGTCCAGATAGATCCGCACAGTACCCCCCAGATCCGGGTTCGCCGACCACACGCGCACAATCGCGCCCGGCCCCGCCGCATCCATCAGCACGTATTCCTTGCCGAAGGAA
This window encodes:
- a CDS encoding DUF2961 domain-containing protein, with translation MRPSLCVCLVLFVSVLCPAVPAQETVTLESLLAEMNDLGRLAVLPSPAYVTKQFSSYDRRSTDFAVQDDTNWFANGDRRQVLREEETSFGKEYVLMDAAGPGAIVRVWSANPDLGGTVRIYLDNAAEPVVEMPLQAMLGGGAKPFVEPIAGEWARGWTSWLPIPYAKHCKVTVSGDDIYYHINYRTYAAGTTVRSFSAAETEALMPQIRAMAATLAMPENVTFPDDAATEEFSLDLPAGTTVNESLPAEGPAAVCEIRLRVDAVDLEAALRGCLLEIAFDGNPAMVVAPLGDFFGTAPGANPYRSVTSGVLDDSTLYSRWVMPYREKAVFTLTNHTAADIGLEGTVTVRPRPWTEGSLYFHAKWRAVRDLPTRPMIDWNYLAVDGGPGRFAGVMLHIANPVTDWWGEGDEKIYVDGEAFPSHFGTGTEDYFSYAWCSPAVFTQAYHNQPRCDGPGNYGHTCVSRFHVMDDIPWAKAFRFDLEMWHWADTKVTQAVTPYWYAPATAGDNTPPVHPALLVVPALPGVPGVEGAIEGEAVEVVSMTGGIKEYQDGAWSRGQQLWWRDGKPGDTLTMAFDVEKAGKYKILARVTKAPDYGIVQYHLNGKPLGDPMDLFHAGGVAKPKPHILGRAALKAGRNELKVEITGANKKAEKRHMFGLDYLLLEAE
- the glpK gene encoding glycerol kinase GlpK, with product MSEYVLALDQGTTSSRAILFDASGAPVATAQREFEQLFPRPGWVEHRPEDLWASQVGVAAEALSRAGVSPNRVAALGITNQRETTLVWEKATGRPLGNAIVWQDRRTAGFCDELKARGLEPLFRERTGLVLDAYFSGTKVRWILDNVDGARAAAERGQLAFGTVDTWLVWHLTGGKVHATDASNAARTLMYDIRTGDWDDELLAALDVPRSMLPEVRDSSGDFGETAPGLLSAAVPVRGVAGDQQAALFGQACTRPGMVKNTYGTGCFMLLNTGAAPVPSSNQLLTTVAWRLKGKTTYALEGSVFIAGAVVQWLRDGLGLIRSAAEVEALAASVPDNGGVYLVPAFAGLGAPHWDPYARGVLAGITRGVTAGHLARAALEGVAFQAADVIEAMAADTGAPVAELRVDGGACANNLLMQFQADVLGAPLTRPRVIETTALGAAYLAGLGAGFWDGPDDISGQWREDRRFLPQTDGAGRAAMKQGWKKALERAKGWANA
- a CDS encoding TolC family protein; this translates as MSIQKRTLWTGAVAAWAVLLAAFPATAGEEGGTALLEGGAKVLEGVESLPDRGTDAPGADAAAPLAVTPDLCAQIALDGNPRSALAEEKVLGAEAAAAAVRAQRLPRVAASAGYSYVSGLETEIYGSQLAKLLFQVDGFEAKKGTFTTQVAVEQVLFSGGQIRAGIRASEFLAQSEEWKAEAERIALAAEARTACYDAMLAQAMVRVAGESVGAFRRHLQDARNRLDQGVASEFEVLRAETELKAREADAESARTAEQLAFVNLRRVLFLEDSRAVTVTGEIPWDPLDTPVEALVARALAGRPELAALDKGIEAARQNVLVKRGAYYPKAAATAKYQQVDGGGKLMPDGFTLGLGAEWEFWPGGKRKHELREAESQARQLELQRSGVARLVETDVRQAHARALEAVAKIKREKAAANLGAEGLELAELRFQEGAGIQAETLDAELALTTARTGLAKALRDYAVALTDLERALGGGLPEAAATEK